One window from the genome of Paenibacillus azoreducens encodes:
- a CDS encoding NUDIX hydrolase, whose translation MFAVNVEGAVVKGGKWLVIERGAEEEHAGGTLAFVGGTVEQEGFSQDILERTVKREIFEEVGIEIKEKLHFVYSSSFLTAEGIPVINVVFLCEYAQGTPYRKSEDEVEAVYWMTTEEIAGHPQSPPWTIESARRADQMLKQLQAGQL comes from the coding sequence ATGTTCGCGGTTAATGTAGAGGGAGCGGTCGTGAAGGGCGGCAAGTGGCTGGTGATTGAACGCGGAGCAGAGGAAGAGCATGCTGGCGGCACTTTGGCTTTTGTTGGCGGAACGGTGGAACAGGAAGGGTTTTCCCAGGATATTCTGGAGCGGACTGTAAAGAGAGAAATTTTTGAGGAAGTTGGCATCGAAATCAAGGAAAAGCTGCATTTTGTCTACAGCTCGTCTTTTCTGACCGCAGAAGGCATTCCCGTCATCAATGTTGTGTTTCTTTGCGAATACGCTCAGGGTACGCCCTATAGAAAAAGCGAGGATGAAGTCGAAGCCGTGTACTGGATGACGACGGAAGAAATCGCCGGTCACCCGCAATCGCCGCCATGGACGATCGAAAGCGCAAGGCGGGCGGATCAGATGCTGAAACAACTTCAAGCAGGGCAATTATAG